In one window of Gorilla gorilla gorilla isolate KB3781 chromosome 2, NHGRI_mGorGor1-v2.1_pri, whole genome shotgun sequence DNA:
- the FOXP1 gene encoding forkhead box protein P1 isoform X28: protein MMQESGTETKSNGSAIQNGSGGSNHLLECGGLREGRSNGETPAVDIGAADLAHAQQQQQQWHLINHQPSRSPSSWLKRLISSPWELEVLQVPVWGAVAETKMSGPVCQPNPSPF, encoded by the exons ATGATGCAAGAATCTGGGACTGAGACAAAAAGTAACGGTTCAGCCATCCAGAATGGGTCGGGCGGCAGCAACCACTTACTAGAGTGCGGCGGTCTTCGGGAGGGGCGGTCCAACGGAGAGACGCCGGCCGTGGACATAGGGGCAGCTGACCTCGCCCacgcccagcagcagcagcaacag TGGCATCTCATAAACCATCAGCCCTCTAGGAGTCCCAGCAGTTGGCTTAAGAGACTAATTTCAAGCCCTTGGGAGTTGGAAGTCCTGCAGGTCCCCGTGTGGGGAGCAGTTGCTGAGACGAAGATGAGTGGACCTGTGTGTCAGCCTAACCCTTCCccattttga